A genomic region of Oscillatoria salina IIICB1 contains the following coding sequences:
- a CDS encoding DUF2330 domain-containing protein — protein MKLFRILTTFLVTIATLFSLALPAEAFCGFYVAKADTDLYNQASQVAIARDGDRTILTMANDYQGDVQDFALVVPVPVILTEDRVRVGDPKIMQRLDAFSAPRLVEYFDENPCNPRPEYLQRGGTRGAPAPQAALEESEDSTLGVTVEASFSVGEYDILILSATESSGLETWLINNGYKIPPGAKELLQPYIRQDMKFFVAKVNLAEYKQAGYEFLRPLMMAYESPKFMLPIRLGMTNAKQDQDLIVYLLSPQGQTELTNYRTVQVPSNVEIPEFVKNEFGDFYKSMFQTVYEREGKKVAFLEYAWNMQTCDPCAAEPLSPEELEQAGVFWLQPGQRPNVFISRLHVRYTRDKFPEDLRFQTTANKQNFQGRYVIRHPYKGEMNCPAAEPYQQALQQRQEQEVQTLANLTRWDIQTIRDKANLSQVQTTPWWRNIWN, from the coding sequence ATGAAATTATTCCGAATTTTAACAACTTTTCTGGTAACAATAGCAACTCTTTTTAGTTTAGCACTACCAGCAGAAGCCTTTTGCGGTTTCTATGTTGCCAAAGCCGACACCGACTTGTATAACCAAGCCTCCCAAGTCGCGATCGCGAGAGACGGCGATCGTACCATTTTAACAATGGCAAACGACTATCAAGGAGATGTCCAAGACTTTGCTTTAGTAGTACCAGTACCAGTAATTTTGACAGAAGATCGAGTTCGAGTTGGCGACCCCAAAATTATGCAACGACTTGATGCTTTTAGCGCACCTCGACTGGTAGAATACTTTGATGAAAACCCTTGTAATCCTCGACCAGAATATTTACAAAGAGGAGGAACAAGAGGCGCACCAGCACCACAAGCAGCCTTAGAAGAAAGTGAAGATAGCACATTAGGTGTCACAGTAGAAGCAAGCTTTTCCGTCGGAGAATATGACATTTTAATTCTCAGCGCCACCGAATCTTCTGGACTAGAAACTTGGCTAATTAATAACGGTTATAAAATTCCTCCTGGCGCTAAAGAATTGCTTCAGCCTTATATTCGACAAGACATGAAATTTTTCGTCGCCAAAGTCAATCTTGCTGAATATAAACAAGCAGGATATGAATTTTTGCGTCCTTTAATGATGGCTTATGAATCACCGAAATTCATGTTACCAATTCGCCTGGGAATGACCAACGCCAAACAAGACCAAGACTTAATTGTTTACTTGCTATCTCCTCAAGGACAAACCGAATTAACTAACTATCGTACCGTCCAAGTTCCTTCCAACGTGGAAATTCCCGAATTCGTCAAAAACGAGTTTGGTGATTTCTACAAATCGATGTTTCAAACTGTTTACGAACGAGAAGGAAAAAAAGTTGCTTTTCTCGAATATGCTTGGAATATGCAAACTTGCGATCCTTGCGCTGCCGAACCACTTTCCCCAGAAGAATTGGAACAAGCAGGAGTATTTTGGTTACAACCCGGACAACGCCCAAATGTGTTTATTAGTCGGCTTCACGTTCGTTATACTCGCGATAAATTCCCCGAAGATTTGCGCTTTCAAACAACAGCAAATAAACAAAACTTTCAGGGACGTTATGTAATTCGTCATCCTTATAAAGGTGAAATGAACTGTCCCGCAGCCGAACCATACCAGCAAGCATTACAACAGCGCCAAGAGCAAGAAGTACAAACTTTAGCAAATCTCACCAGATGGGACATTCAAACAATCCGTGATAAAGCTAATTTATCCCAAGTTCAAACTACACCTTGGTGGCGAAACATTTGGAACTAA
- a CDS encoding RnfABCDGE type electron transport complex subunit D, whose translation MLLQDARISQIIFLSLFLFLGLSTRDWTLRPDLILVAIASCLLTQWLLSCFVPFVKSKIRSYQIPKLGVKEVKSRVQLFELTCLRSAAITALGLCLLLRCNDYTTMAIAGSLAIASKFLFRHKNKHFFNPANFGIIAALILTQDAWVSPGQWGTDWWYLLLFFCTGGTILKQVGRWDTSIAFLVAYTLLEGLRNYWLGWSWDVLQHELMSGSLLLFAFFMLTDPRSIPNATISRIIWAVAIAFLTFILRNQFYLSTAVFWALFFLSPLTIWLDTIWSAPKFEWLKTINKRLPNQSFTTS comes from the coding sequence ATGTTATTGCAAGACGCACGTATTTCCCAAATTATTTTTCTCTCACTGTTCTTATTTTTAGGTCTTAGTACCCGCGACTGGACGTTACGCCCCGATCTGATTTTGGTGGCGATCGCCAGTTGTCTCTTGACTCAATGGTTGTTATCATGTTTTGTGCCTTTTGTCAAGAGTAAAATTAGAAGTTATCAGATTCCGAAACTAGGTGTAAAAGAAGTCAAGAGTCGAGTGCAACTATTCGAGCTAACTTGTTTACGCAGTGCAGCGATTACAGCTTTAGGACTGTGCTTATTGTTGCGTTGTAACGATTATACAACAATGGCGATCGCCGGGAGTTTAGCGATCGCCAGTAAATTTCTCTTCCGTCACAAAAACAAACACTTCTTTAATCCTGCCAATTTTGGCATTATCGCCGCCTTAATTTTAACTCAAGACGCTTGGGTTTCGCCCGGACAATGGGGAACAGATTGGTGGTATCTACTCTTATTTTTCTGCACCGGAGGCACAATTTTAAAGCAAGTTGGACGTTGGGATACTTCCATCGCTTTTTTAGTAGCTTATACCCTCTTAGAAGGACTGCGTAACTATTGGCTTGGTTGGAGTTGGGACGTATTACAACACGAATTAATGAGCGGTAGTTTACTACTTTTTGCCTTCTTTATGCTCACCGATCCTCGCTCAATTCCTAATGCTACCATCAGCCGGATAATTTGGGCAGTAGCGATCGCTTTCCTCACTTTTATCCTCCGCAATCAATTTTATCTTTCCACAGCAGTTTTTTGGGCATTATTTTTCCTTTCACCCTTAACTATTTGGTTAGATACCATTTGGTCAGCACCAAAATTTGAATGGCTAAAAACAATCAATAAACGCCTTCCCAACCAATCATTCACAACATCGTAA
- a CDS encoding coiled-coil domain-containing protein, which translates to MASKKKSDSAQTNRTTKKVTMRSTKVEIMEAYEEIIQEKKQLETQVKQLAKQAPAAAVAIAPATVQNNPSTPTNMNQTQTAQRKISQTIKSLETLQQNFGSSVSDLSEQLIAQASSLAEIQEFVNTEKEQLQELHELETVGEDTLDELIDSYEENAKSFEEELSDRRENLQQQIQELEKAWQKEQETHQREIKERNEENSKSRQRDREEYEYNLELERTLAEEEYEQRKKNLYKELAEVRQEQEKQWREREEAIAEREKQYAEAKQKVEAHKEELEKNIKNGKETGRNIGNYQAKVKADLRAKEIEGQKRYYELQISSLEETIQNQELRIQNLSKQLDAALKQVQDLAVKAIEGASNASSYQTMKELLQEQVKNPQKSK; encoded by the coding sequence ATGGCAAGTAAAAAGAAAAGTGATTCTGCTCAAACCAATCGAACAACTAAAAAAGTAACCATGCGCTCTACAAAAGTAGAAATTATGGAAGCGTATGAAGAAATAATTCAAGAGAAAAAACAGCTAGAAACTCAAGTTAAGCAACTAGCAAAACAAGCACCCGCAGCCGCAGTCGCGATCGCACCAGCAACCGTTCAAAATAATCCCTCTACTCCAACTAATATGAATCAAACTCAAACTGCTCAACGGAAAATCAGTCAGACAATTAAAAGTCTGGAGACGTTGCAACAAAATTTTGGTAGTTCAGTTAGCGATTTATCAGAACAATTAATCGCTCAAGCTTCTTCTTTGGCAGAAATTCAAGAGTTTGTCAATACTGAAAAAGAGCAATTACAAGAATTACACGAGCTAGAAACAGTTGGCGAAGATACTCTCGATGAGTTGATTGATTCTTACGAAGAAAATGCGAAAAGCTTTGAGGAAGAATTAAGCGATCGCCGAGAAAATCTCCAGCAACAAATCCAAGAATTAGAGAAGGCTTGGCAGAAAGAACAAGAAACTCATCAGCGCGAAATTAAAGAGCGAAATGAAGAAAATAGTAAGTCTCGTCAGCGCGATCGCGAAGAGTATGAATATAACTTGGAACTCGAACGGACTTTGGCTGAAGAAGAATACGAACAGCGCAAGAAAAACTTGTATAAAGAATTAGCAGAAGTACGCCAAGAACAAGAGAAACAATGGCGAGAGCGAGAAGAAGCTATTGCAGAACGAGAAAAACAGTATGCGGAAGCTAAACAGAAAGTTGAGGCGCACAAGGAAGAGTTAGAAAAAAATATCAAGAATGGTAAGGAAACTGGACGCAATATTGGTAATTATCAAGCCAAAGTTAAGGCAGATTTGCGGGCGAAGGAAATTGAGGGACAAAAACGTTATTATGAGTTACAGATTTCTTCTTTAGAAGAAACAATTCAGAATCAAGAATTGCGAATTCAAAATCTTTCTAAACAGTTAGATGCAGCACTCAAACAAGTTCAAGATTTGGCTGTTAAAGCGATCGAAGGTGCTTCTAATGCCAGTTCTTATCAAACGATGAAAGAGCTTTTGCAAGAACAGGTTAAGAATCCACAAAAAAGTAAGTAA
- a CDS encoding coiled-coil domain-containing protein, producing the protein MTQAQATPKESKEQILAAFSKLLTEQKQAEAKVATKEEEAEKEKNQQLLEVASNYTVDNIVNSMATLQLDFGTIVNQLTEKLATESSKLDELKRARLVENEQLEQLRKIRLVADALYILRQEHQAKLKELESQIASRREAVEKEIAQSRKAWSKEQQEFELKVQEESELTTKQREQEAADYQYEIERIRQVEMDEYEEHKRLQERELEELNRDKEKAWTEREQYLSEHQAEFEENQQKIAGFEEELKKAYIKAKEDAIKDADREAKVKTELIEKEWQAAEQGYQLKVQSLQATIERQTEQIADITAQLQAATNQAQQLAMRAFQSSNGKAS; encoded by the coding sequence ATGACTCAAGCCCAAGCTACACCGAAAGAAAGTAAAGAACAGATTTTAGCGGCTTTTAGTAAGTTACTTACCGAGCAAAAACAAGCGGAAGCCAAAGTCGCCACGAAAGAAGAAGAAGCTGAGAAAGAAAAGAATCAACAATTATTAGAAGTAGCCTCTAACTACACAGTTGACAACATTGTCAATAGCATGGCTACCCTCCAATTAGATTTCGGCACGATCGTTAATCAACTGACGGAAAAGTTAGCCACAGAATCTTCTAAACTAGACGAATTAAAACGCGCGAGATTAGTTGAAAATGAACAACTCGAACAGTTACGCAAAATCCGCTTAGTTGCCGATGCACTTTATATTTTACGTCAAGAACATCAAGCCAAGTTAAAAGAACTAGAAAGTCAAATCGCATCTCGCCGAGAAGCAGTAGAAAAAGAGATAGCGCAATCGCGGAAAGCTTGGTCAAAAGAGCAGCAAGAATTCGAGCTTAAAGTGCAAGAAGAAAGCGAATTAACTACTAAACAGCGCGAACAAGAAGCAGCAGATTATCAATATGAAATTGAGCGCATTCGCCAAGTTGAAATGGACGAATACGAGGAACACAAGCGCTTGCAAGAGCGAGAGTTAGAAGAATTAAATCGGGACAAAGAAAAAGCTTGGACAGAGCGAGAACAATACTTAAGCGAGCATCAAGCTGAATTTGAGGAAAATCAACAAAAAATTGCTGGTTTCGAGGAAGAGTTGAAAAAAGCTTATATTAAAGCTAAAGAAGATGCGATTAAAGATGCAGATCGCGAAGCAAAAGTTAAAACTGAACTGATCGAAAAAGAATGGCAAGCTGCGGAACAAGGCTATCAATTGAAAGTCCAATCTCTGCAAGCTACAATTGAGCGCCAAACCGAACAAATTGCTGATATTACTGCTCAACTACAAGCAGCAACTAATCAGGCGCAACAATTGGCAATGCGAGCTTTTCAAAGTTCTAACGGTAAAGCAAGCTAA
- a CDS encoding helix-turn-helix domain-containing protein, with translation MSKNFGQLIRQARKDKGYSQRELAKLLGLDFTYLSKLENERAQYAPKEEIIRGLARHLDLDEEELVFLAGRVPQQDEDILKEHYKSMPTLFRRMRENPEFARRVLQEASKAENQEK, from the coding sequence GTGAGTAAAAACTTTGGTCAACTAATCCGTCAAGCGCGAAAGGATAAGGGATACTCGCAGAGGGAGCTAGCCAAGCTGCTAGGTTTAGACTTCACTTACTTATCGAAACTGGAAAACGAGCGAGCGCAGTATGCCCCCAAAGAAGAGATTATCCGAGGTTTAGCGCGTCATCTCGACTTAGACGAAGAGGAATTAGTCTTCCTAGCGGGGCGCGTCCCCCAACAAGACGAAGACATCCTCAAGGAACACTACAAATCGATGCCAACCCTTTTCCGGAGAATGCGCGAAAACCCCGAATTTGCTCGTCGAGTGCTTCAGGAAGCAAGCAAAGCTGAAAATCAGGAGAAGTAA
- a CDS encoding ImmA/IrrE family metallo-endopeptidase, which yields MSIFKPFRFISKPEIEAKATEILVLMEETPNYVPKLPLDASRVAEFLGLDVVWDSIPADEEGAIAARILPLERLIEINENIPQLQGGFGESTIAHEIGHWVLHIDKNAIKRFLRLEKKGVKIKVDPLLCRSAENLAGIEWQAQYFASCLLMPQYQLTELKKGCDLTQWRDLYAMAEELGVTISNLIHRLKDLGWIYLSEGSKNLELGEAISREKNQVLVS from the coding sequence TTGAGTATCTTCAAACCGTTTCGCTTTATTTCTAAGCCCGAAATAGAAGCCAAAGCGACTGAAATTTTAGTCTTAATGGAAGAAACGCCCAATTACGTGCCGAAACTGCCCTTAGATGCTAGTCGCGTAGCCGAATTTCTCGGATTAGACGTAGTTTGGGATAGTATTCCTGCCGACGAAGAAGGCGCGATCGCTGCCAGAATTTTACCCTTAGAACGTCTGATTGAGATCAATGAAAATATTCCCCAACTGCAAGGCGGTTTTGGCGAATCTACCATTGCTCATGAAATCGGACATTGGGTATTACATATCGACAAAAATGCCATCAAAAGATTTTTGAGACTAGAAAAAAAAGGGGTAAAAATTAAAGTCGATCCTCTTTTATGCAGGAGTGCAGAAAACTTAGCTGGAATTGAGTGGCAAGCCCAATATTTTGCTAGTTGTTTATTAATGCCTCAATATCAATTAACCGAGCTAAAAAAAGGATGTGACTTAACCCAATGGCGCGATCTTTATGCAATGGCAGAAGAATTAGGAGTCACCATTTCTAATCTGATTCATCGTCTCAAAGATTTAGGCTGGATTTACCTAAGCGAAGGCTCGAAAAATCTTGAATTAGGTGAAGCAATTTCTCGGGAGAAAAATCAGGTATTAGTAAGTTAG